A genomic stretch from Acetobacter ascendens includes:
- a CDS encoding type II toxin-antitoxin system RelE/ParE family toxin produces the protein MEYGWPIGMPTCRPLKNGICEVRTHLTNRIARILFYIDSRSKMVLLSGFIKKTEATPDVELKTAECRQKAHIEALKKGKA, from the coding sequence GTGGAGTATGGATGGCCCATTGGAATGCCAACCTGCAGGCCACTAAAAAACGGTATTTGCGAAGTAAGAACTCACCTTACAAACCGGATAGCAAGAATCTTATTCTACATAGATTCACGATCCAAAATGGTTTTGCTGTCTGGCTTTATAAAGAAAACGGAAGCAACGCCTGATGTCGAGCTCAAAACGGCTGAATGCCGCCAAAAAGCTCACATAGAGGCGCTCAAAAAAGGAAAAGCATGA
- a CDS encoding phage antirepressor N-terminal domain-containing protein — MSKQLTTIDFHGSKLIAIAGDRPENTLVAMKPIVEGMGLSWEGQRKKIQSHPVLSTCTTVKEAQLAGDNQEREHTFLALNRLNFWLATIHPDRIKNEGVRKAVIIYQTELADVAFNHFFGKAIAAGNHLTAKEAGGIAKGVVNKALTPISAKLDELMQKVDGVLAVRPVGVAVVNHRTAKGWLQHYGVTKRRRGLSQIVSNALTRLSIKMGYVISYTAEEGKRSFHEVVANAYFGVGAGRHLLPKTVKDQKEMSLEPAPSPFHQTPA; from the coding sequence ATGAGCAAGCAACTCACGACCATCGACTTTCACGGCTCGAAGCTCATCGCGATTGCTGGTGATCGTCCTGAGAATACTCTGGTGGCGATGAAGCCCATTGTTGAGGGAATGGGGTTAAGCTGGGAAGGTCAAAGGAAAAAGATACAGTCGCACCCAGTGCTTTCGACCTGCACCACCGTTAAGGAGGCGCAGCTTGCTGGAGATAACCAAGAGCGTGAGCATACATTCCTTGCTCTCAATCGCCTTAATTTCTGGCTGGCTACCATACACCCAGATCGGATCAAGAATGAAGGCGTCCGCAAGGCAGTCATTATCTATCAGACAGAACTGGCAGATGTGGCTTTCAACCACTTCTTCGGGAAGGCCATTGCCGCAGGTAATCATCTGACTGCCAAAGAGGCCGGGGGTATAGCAAAGGGTGTCGTCAATAAAGCGTTGACACCCATTAGCGCAAAGCTGGACGAATTGATGCAGAAGGTTGATGGGGTTCTTGCTGTTCGTCCCGTTGGCGTGGCGGTTGTAAACCATCGCACAGCTAAGGGTTGGTTACAGCATTATGGCGTTACCAAACGGCGCAGGGGATTATCTCAAATTGTGTCAAACGCTCTGACGCGGCTTTCTATAAAGATGGGTTACGTTATCAGTTACACGGCGGAAGAAGGTAAGCGCAGCTTCCATGAGGTTGTAGCAAACGCCTATTTTGGCGTTGGCGCGGGCCGTCACCTTTTGCCTAAGACTGTTAAAGACCAGAAGGAAATGAGTTTGGAGCCCGCGCCATCCCCTTTTCACCAAACACCAGCGTAA
- a CDS encoding helix-turn-helix domain-containing protein: MMEREVANLQNESSFEDFLIEDGSLDDTDAIALKRVIAWQLSDKMKSGGVTKTAMAKSMTTSRTQIDRLLDPENPKVQLDTLQKAAHVLGLKLNLRLEPVDECECAHS; encoded by the coding sequence ATGATGGAACGAGAAGTTGCAAATCTACAAAATGAGAGCAGCTTCGAGGACTTCCTGATTGAAGACGGAAGCCTTGATGATACTGATGCCATCGCACTCAAGCGCGTCATCGCATGGCAGCTCTCTGATAAGATGAAAAGTGGCGGAGTTACCAAAACCGCCATGGCGAAATCTATGACTACAAGCAGAACTCAAATTGACCGTCTTTTAGATCCGGAAAATCCTAAGGTTCAACTAGATACATTGCAAAAAGCAGCGCACGTTCTTGGTCTTAAGCTGAACTTAAGACTAGAGCCTGTTGATGAATGCGAATGTGCACACTCTTAG